The genomic region aataatagaaatttagttatatttaatttaaatttgtataaaaataggaaaaaaatagtTGGACAGATTCGAGGCATGTACGGGAGGTGAATTTTTTGGTGGGGTGGATCATCAAAGAAATATTTTATCTCGTTACAAAAGCAGACAGGAGAGAAGGCAGATCTCCCAATTTTGGATTTGCTCTATTTATGTCCCTAACTTCGATTGAGAAAAATagtctatttaattttttgaaaaagtttaaagagtgtcaattttcaaattttctttagTTGATtgagcgtttttttttttttttcttttttcaacgGCAAATCGAAGAGAGTGATATCTACATCGGCCGTCTGGCTCAAGATTTATAATGTTTCGGTAAtattgtatgttttatatttgaaataacaaaTTAGTTACTAACTTATTAAATAAGTTTAAGTAGttgtatattcttattaatagattattaataatttttatcaaatgtaaaaataaaaatatcacttAATGTatgataatttaatatttctatcactaaaaaatttataatggtTTTACTGTTTTACTAATAACTTTTGTATACAGAATTTGAGTTGAGTGGTAATgatgtaaatatttttaaaccaatttgtataaaaaattcattagttttgagtttttaCAAAAGTAAACTGCCTTTTtaagattttgcagattcgaaccgaatttttagaaaactgactAAAATATCCTTACTAtcatttctctctccttttttttttttttttttttttttttttttttttttttctcatcagttcttctttttctctctccgcaAGAGGAGGCGGCGCGAGGCGGAGGTGGGAAGGCGGCCCGCCTCGTCTCTGTCAACGCTCCGCCCCCGCACTCGCTTCTCGCCTCGCGCACCCTCTCTGCCTCCTGGTCTCCCGATCCGCCCGAGGCCGGCCCCCGATcctctttttattctttttttttttctgcccaACCCTCCTCATCGCTTCCCCCGGTCTTACAGTAAAGAGGGTAGCATCAGTCCTTACCTCtttttctcttaaatttttttttcctcttcaacCCCCCGCTCTACGCCTCCGTGAACCTTCACCGACGGTAACTGAGAATATGGCTTCCCGCCTTCACCAGTGAGCACCCGCGTTGGTCGGAGAATGAGGACTCGGAATAAGTTGCGGTGAGAGCggagcgagaaaaaaaaatatatagaaaataaaaaaataaatagaataaagatataaattatgaagaaaaaatagttttttgttaagaaaataaagaaccaagagaaagaaaagatgaTGAATTTGTCGCCGTTCAGAAAATGTTGTCCTTCAGAAGAAGTGTGCACGATTTTAGAAAGAAGTTGCACTGCTTTAGAGGAAATATACTTTTTTTGATGAAGTTATACTACATTATGAATAAAATGTGTACCTTCGAACAAAATTGAACGTTATTctgaataaaaattacactattctCCTCAAATCCTCTCCACTTTCggctaaaatagtgcaattttcgcACAATAGTATaatttcgttcaaagagtacaATTTTTCGTTCAAAAGTGGCCAATTTTTATCTaagaaagtaatattttttttggacttCTCAAGGAGtgggtaaatttttttaaaaacatataaagTAAACGTTTTCTGAATAGTGTACAATATTCCTGAACCATTGTCCATGAATTCAtcatattctttttctctttctctcttaatctttattttcttgatagaaaaatatactttttatatttatattttaatggttttattttttgtattttctgcAGTATTTTTTCTCGGCTTCGCTCTCACCCGTACTTGTTTCGAATCCTTGTCTCTGGCACTGGGTCGTGCCTTCCGGCCGAAGCGGAGAAGAGATTACGTGCGTTTCCTTGTTAACCCGCcaggggggcgggggggggtcGTCTATCCATGAACGGCCGGAGGGCAGTAGGGGgttcgaaaagaaaaaaaaaccgcgaaagaagaaaatgagagcAAAGGACGTGACGTTGCCGCTGTTTACTATTGTAAGAGCGGAGAATGCGGCGGAGAGGgtcggaaaaagaaaaaaaaaaagaagggagcGGTCGgaagacagaaaaaaaaaagagaatcagACGGCGATCTGGCAGGAACcgaaggcgaggaaggtgggcgAGAGGAACTGCGGGGGTGAGGGcgaggcgaggagggcgagggcgcgAGGACAGAGGCGAGCCGGCCGCGCTCCGCCTCCCCCCCTGTCTCTGCTTTGCCTCCACCGCCACGTCCATCGCCCTCTTCGAAGAGAAAGataaaagaatgagagaaaaaaagagagagaaaagagaataaaagcatattttaatcaattttcaaCGACTGAATCTACAAAATCTAAAAAAGATGAGTATTTTggcaaaaactaaaaactaataaattttttatacaaattagtcatatttttaataaaaaaatttggagaATAATcttgttaaataatataaagcaATCATTATGTATGATTACGGTCCACAGATTACGTGGTAGACCACATCCAGTTACTAGTCTAGTCTCGAACCAACTAGCTTCCTCTGGAACTTTCTACAGGTTTCCCACcttctctacctctctctcactctctcttccGGACGTTTCCATCCCCCTCCTCTATCTCCCTCCCcccacctcctctctctccacACCACAAACCCTACACCTAACGAAGCGAAATCGTTCTGTCCAAACCCTACTTCACCGATCCCATTCACAAGCTCACGAAGAgcactgagagagagagagagagagagagagagagagatgggtgtCGACTACTACAAGATCCTACAAGTCGACAAGAACGCGAACGACGACGAGCTCAAGAAGGCGTATCGGAAGCTCGCCATGAAATGGCACCCCGACAAGAACCCTAACAACAAGAAGGAGGCCGAAGCCAAGTTCAAGCAAATCGCCGAGGCTTATGAGGTAATGTTTAATGTTTGATCTAATCTCGGCTCACTTCATTTTTCGGCGTAATCACCTAAATTTCGTTTAATCGCTGAATCGCACACACAGCTCATGTCATTTCTCAACGATTAATCTGGgaaatttctgaattttttctcattttttggGAGAATCGGTTCACTAATGCCGATTTTTTGAGTTAATTTATGTTCCTTTCCAATTACCTTTCGTAAATGGCGGAATCATACACAACCCACTTCGTTTCTCATCACTTGGGGATTTTTCTAGGAAGCAGCTGTTAAAGCTGGTTTTTTGATCTAATTTATGCTCCTTTTCACTTAGCTTTCTAAAGatcgatttttttttgcaagttTGTTCACTGATCACACACAACCCACTTCAATTTTCAACTATAAACTTGggaattttctaatttttccttcttttttgcaAGATTTGTTTATGCGTAGCCATTttttaacctaattgatggCTATTTATAGGTCCTGAGCGATCCCCAGAAGCGTGCGATCTACGACCAATACGGAGAAGAAGGGCTCAAGGGCCAGGTCCCTCCCCCTGGATCCGATGGCGGCGCCACCTACTTCTCCACCGGCGGGGACGGTCCCAACGTGTTCCGCTTCAACCCGAGGAACGCCGAGGATATATTCGCCGAGTTCTTCGGCACGTCGAGCCCCTTCGCGAGCATGGGAGGCGGCCCTGGCGGTATGAGGGGAACGAGGTTCTCCAGCTCGATCTTCGGCGACGATTTGTTTGGATCTGCTTTCGGTGGGGGTGGCGGCGGGGATTCGTATATGAACTCGCACCGGGCACCACAGAAGGCGCCGCCAATCGAGCGGAGACTGCCTTG from Ananas comosus cultivar F153 unplaced genomic scaffold, ASM154086v1, whole genome shotgun sequence harbors:
- the LOC109704263 gene encoding dnaJ homolog subfamily B member 13-like yields the protein MGVDYYKILQVDKNANDDELKKAYRKLAMKWHPDKNPNNKKEAEAKFKQIAEAYEVLSDPQKRAIYDQYGEEGLKGQVPPPGSDGGATYFSTGGDGPNVFRFNPRNAEDIFAEFFGTSSPFASMGGGPGGMRGTRFSSSIFGDDLFGSAFGGGGGGDSYMNSHRAPQKAPPIERRLPCSLEELYKGTTKKMKISREIADASGKTIPVEEILTIDVKPGWKKGTKITFPEKGNEQPNVIPSDLVFIIDEKPHPVFTRDGNDLVVTEKVPLVEALTGHTVHLTTLDGRNLTIPINNIIYPGYEEVVPREGMPIPKDPSKRGNLRIKFDVKFPTRLTSEQKAGIKRLLGQ